Genomic DNA from Pseudobacteriovorax antillogorgiicola:
TTTTTTTCTAAGCGGCCTGCTCGGCCGGGAACACTGATAGATGAAGTTGTTAATGCGGCTTGTGTTTCTAAGCGGCCTGCTCGGCCGGGAACGAAGAACCAGCATAATAGGCGACACTTTCAAATTTCTAAGCGGCCTGCTCGGCCGGGAACAAGAGGAAATTCAAAAGCTGCGAGAACAGCTATTTCTAAGCGGCCTGCTCGGCCGGGAACTCGAGAGTGGTTAAAGCAAGCTGTTCTTTCAATTTCTAAGCGGCCTGCTCGGCCGGGAACTGTGAATGGCAGAGTCGTAATTGACGGAGTATTTTCTAAGCGGCCTGCTCGGCCGGGAACTGACTTCTAGCTTTCGCTTGAAACGCGCTCTCTTTCTAAGCGGCCTGCTCGGCCGGGAACAGAAAGTATGATTGCTATTTTAAGCAGATCAAATTAAGCGGCCTGCTCGGCCGGGAACAAGGGCGGCCTTTATATTTATTCAACTCTCTTTTTCTAAGCGGCCTGCTCGGCCGGGAACACTTAAGCCTCGTTTTTCCTCGTCTTCGCGATTTTCTAAGCGGCCTGCTCGGCCGGGAACATTAAGGCTCAAGATGAAACCATAGCTAGGCATTTCTAAGCGGCCTGCTCGGCCGGGAACGAGAAAAAATAAGTTGTATAATCAAGGAGAATTTTCTAAGCGGCCTGCTCGGCCGGGAACTTGACAACGACGAACAGACAATCCGCGAAGTATTTCTAAGCGGCCTGCTCGGCCGGGAACAATGGATGACGCCAAAACATTAGCTTGTCAGTTTTCTAAGCGGCCTGCTCGGCCGGGAACATAGTGATCCAATAGTTTTACCACTCCCACTGTTTCTAAGCGGCCTGCTCGGCCGGGAACCAATAGACAGCGTGCAAACAGGTGTTCCGCTAGTTTCTAAGCGGCCTGCTCGGCCGGGAACACAGATACACTGAAAGCGAAAAAAAGCAAATTTTTCTAAGCGGCCTGCTCGGCCGGGAACGTTGAGCTGGCCGAACATGCGGCCCTTCATAATTTCTAAGCGGCCTGCTCGGCCGGGAACGTTGAGCTGGCCGAACATGCGGCCCTTCATAATTTCTAAGCGGCCTGCTCGGCCAGGAACTATCTTCGAAAGTAGCTATATATAAAGCTTTTTTTCTAAGCGGCCTGCTCGGCCGGGAACTATAGAGTGGCCTAAATCCATCGACGACTTTATTTCTAAGCGGCCTGCTCGGCCGGGAACTGGGACCAAAGTTATCGACAGTGATGACGTTATTTCTAAGCGGCCTGCTCGGCCGGGAACGTTTGAGTGAGTCCGTGTCATCTCCCCTTCAGTTTCTAAGCGGCCTGCTCGGCCGGGAACGGCCACATGGCACTGCTAGCGACCTGGCATTTCTAAGCGGCCTGCTCGGCCGGGAACCGTATGGTGCAAGACATACAGCGCGTTCTAGATTTCTAAGCGGCCTGCTCGGCCGGGAACATGGCTGTAAAAAAGATTTGCGAGCGCTCTGGTTTCTAAGCGGCCTGCTCGGCCGGGAACGTAATCAAGCTTGAGCCAATAGCTAGGAATAATTTCTAAGCGGCCTGCTCGGCCGGGAACAGACTCTGAAAGGACTTGTGAACCACCGTATATTTCTAAGCGGCCTGCTCGGCCGGGAACGAAGTTTAGAAGCTCGACCATACTGCTCGTTATTTTTAAGCGGCCTGCTCGGCCGGGAACAGTCATTTCGCTTTTGATCTTAGTCTCTGCAATTTCTAAGCGGCCTGCTCGGCCGGGAACATTCCTTTCACCGTTGGCGCATCCGTAGTTTTTTCTAAGCGGCCTGCTCGGCCGGGAACAGTAAGTTCTTCATCGGAAGCAATAGCAACGCTTTCTAAGCGGCCTGCTCGGCCGGGAACTCTCTGCTCGTATGCCGTCTTTAAAAGTGCATTTTCTAAGCGGCCTGCTCGGCCGGGAACTTTTTGTTTGGGCGAGTTTCCTATTCCTCAGTTTTCTAAGCGGCCTGCTCGGCCGGGAACTGTGAATGGCAGAGTCGTAATTGACGGAGTATTTTCTAAGCGGCCTGCTCGGCCGGGAACTGACTTCTAGCTTTCGCTTGAAACGCGCTCTCTTTCTAAGCGGCCTGCTCGGCCGGGAACAGAAAGTATGATTGCTATTTTAAGCAGATCAAATTTCTAAGCGGCCTGCTCGGCCGGGAACAAGGGCGATCTTTATATTTATTCAACTCTCTTTTTCTAAGCGGCCTGCTCGGCCGGGAACACTTAAGCCTCGTTTTTCCTCGTCTTCGCGATTTTCTAAGCGGCCTGCTCGGCCGGGAACATTAAGGCTCAAGATGAAACCATAGCTAGGCATTTCTAAGCGGCCTGCTCGGCCGGGAACAGTAGATCAACGCTCTCCCTTACTTTTCTGGTGTTTCTAAGCGGCCTGCTCGGCCGGGAACGTGCGACGGACCAAGAGTTTGAACACTTTATTTTTCTAAGCGGCCTGCTCGGCCGGGAACTCGAAAAGCCTTCCCCCAGGACCTAGGCCAGTTTTCTAAGCGGCCTGCTCGGCCGGGAACCCAGTGGCACCGAGTTGTCGTCTGGAATAAGCATTTCTAAGCGGCCTGCTCGGCCGGGAACATCTACCCATTGAAAGCTATCATCAATCGCCATTTCTAAGCGGCCTGCTCGGCCGGGAACAAAAGTTCTAAAGGATCTTTGGCCGTCGTGGTTTTCTAAGCGGCCTGCTCGGCCGGGAACAAGCTCATTGCCTTTTCAGCCAACACTGAGATTTTCTAAGCGGCCTGCTCGGCCGGGAACTTCTATTAGAGCTAAGACTGAAGCAGCTAGGATTTCTAAGCGGCCTGCTCGGCCGGGAACCAGTTACTCTAGAGAATGCTGCCAAGGGTCTTTTTCTAAGCGGCCTGCTCGGCCGGGAACTCATCGATCCGTCATCTGGTAAGGTCCTTGTATTTCTAAGCGGCCTGCTCGGCCGGGAACATAAGGCAGCTTCAATTGGTGTCATCGAGAACTTTCTAAGCGGCCTGCTCGGCCGGGAACGGCATAGGCCACTCCCTGATAGTTGCCTTGTGTTTCTAAGCGGCCTGCTCGGCCGGGAACGCTCAAAGGCGGTCGTCCAATGTGGCTGCGTGTTTCTAAGCGGCCTGCTCGGCCGGGAACAATATGGTGAATTTGGATCTGTTTCAAGCTGATTTCTAAGCGGCCTGCTCGGCCGGGAACGAAACCTCAAGCGTAGACGCTGCTTGGCTGGGTTTCTAAGCGGCCTGCTCGGCCGGGAACTGGATCGGGTGGATCTTGAGGCAAACAGCCAATTTCTAAGCGGCCTGCTCGGCCGGGAACAATGGGCGTTTGGACATTTTTTGAGACCACCTTTTCTAAGCGGCCTGCTCGGCCGGGAACAGGATGAACTAGCTTTCCAGATGACCCGTCTTTTTCTAAGCGGCCTGCTCGGCCGGGAACCTACATCAAGCTTCCGGCCCTAAAGGCAGCTTTTTCTAAGCGGCCTGCTCGGCCGGGAACATGGGTGATAGGGATCACATGCTCCAGTGTGTTTTCTAAGCGGCCTGCTCGGCCGGGAACCGGGCGCTGTTGAAATCTTTTCTCAGCTTCAATTTCTAAGCGGCCTGCTCGGCCGGGAACTTCGGCTAATTGACTATCAGAACTCTTACTAGTTTCTAAGCGGCCTGCTCGGCCGGGAACAAAAATGAGTTCTCACGTTTCACCGACGAAAATTTCTAAGCGGCCTGCTCGGCCGGGAACGGTCACGGCGATTTTCAGCAGGCAGTTGTGGTTTTCTAAGCGGCCTGCTCGGCCGGGAACTTTAAGTGTCTCACGCTTTATACCTTGCCTTTATTTCTAAGCGGCCTGCTCGGCCGGGAACAAGAAAGTTCGTCAGAAACTCCGTTCAGACGGTTTCTAAGCGGCCTGCTCGGCCGGGAACGTAGGGTCTCTCGCGGAAACATGAAACGCTTATTTCTAAGCGGCCTGCTCGGCCGGGAACTTGTACTGAATGCTATTTCGTCTCTTGCAAAATTTCTAAGCGGCCTGCTCGGCCGGGAACATCTTTTGAACGTGCCTATTTTCATCGAATGTTTTCTAAGCGGCCTGCTCGGCCGGGAACGTGATCCCCTTTTCCATTAGTCCATACCTCATTTTCTAAGCGGCCTGCTCGGCCGGGAACAGCCATTGTAATAGACTCCGCGACCCACTTTTTTTCTAAGCGGCCTGCTCGGCCGGGAACCAGTAAATAAAGCAATTATCCTCGGCAACCTATTTCTAAGCGGCCTGCTCGGCCGGGAACCCCAAAGAAGACACTATTAAAGGGTATCTTCTTTTCTAAGCGGCCTGCTCGGCCGGGAACTTAACAAGCTAAAGTTTCAGTTTTCGGCTCTTTTTCTAAGCGGCCTGCTCGGCCGGGAACCATTGTCGTTTAGGCGATCAAAAGCTAGATATTTTCTAAGCGGCCTGCTCGGCCGGGAACACATTCTCGAAAAAGTCTATCGCCCGAAGACATTTCTAAGCGGCCTGCTCGGCCGGGAACTCGATGGCGCGCTGGATCGCATTTTGCCATTATTTCTAAGCGGCCTGCTCGGCCGGGAACCAGTAAATAAAGCAATTATCCTCGGCAACCTATTTCTAAGCGGCCTGCTCGGCCGGGAACCCCAAAGAAGACACTATTAAAGGGTATCTTCTTTTCTAAGCGGCCTGCTCGGCCGGGAACTTAACAAGCTAAAGTTTCAGTTTTCGGCTCTTTTTCTAAGCGGCCTGCTCGGCCGGGAACCATTGTCGTTTAGGCGATCAAAAGCTAGATATTTTCTAAGCGGCCTGCTCGACCGGGAACACATTCTCGAAAAAGTCTATCGCCCGAAGACATTTCTAAGCGGCCTGCTCGGCCGGGAACTCGATGGCGCGCTGGATCGCATTTTGCCATTATTTCTAAGCGGCCTGCTCGGCCGGGAACGTTAGGTGTGGTGTGGGTGTGCTGGGTTGTCTTTTCTAAGCGGCCTGCTCGGCCGGGAACTTAGCTGTCGCTGAAAGGATAACCCCAGAAGATTTCTAAGCGGCCTGCTCGGCCGGGAACATCCTCATTGAGAACAACGGAAAGATTATCAATTTCTAAGCGGCCTGCTCGGCCGGGAACAGGAGTGGGGCCCATGATAACCGCTTTCAAGATTTCTAAGCGGCCTGCTCGGCCGGGAACCGGTTTGCTAATTTTGTTCTAAACAACCCAGATTTCTAAGCGGCCTGCTCGGCCGGGAACGGCGAAGGTAATGCCATAGCTAGCGCCATGGGTTTCTAAGCGGCCTGCTCGGCCGGGAACGCAACTCTTTCCCTTTTGGAAAACGTGGTTATTTTCTAAGCGGCCTGCTCGGCCGGGAACGGTTTGAGGAGCCTTTACGGCCCTTGGGAATATTTCTAAGCGGCCTGCTCGGCCGGGAACGTCACGGCGATTTTCAGCAGGCGGTTGTTGTATTTCTAAGCGGCCTGCTCGGCCGGGAACGGCGGAGTAGAGTTCGGCAGTGTATTTGCTCTTTTCTAAGCGGCCTGCTCGGCCGGGAACGGAAAACTTTACCAAGTCATTAACCCGCATATTTTCTAAGCGGCCTGCTCGGCCGGGAACGAACATTAGTTTGAACGCTTCGAACCCCATTATTTCTAAGCGGCCTGCTCGGCCGGGAACTATGATGAAAGTATCGATTATGACTCTGATTGTTTCTAAGCGGCCTGCTCGGCCGGGAACATCGCTAACAGGCCTTAACTTACCCGTGCCTTTTTCTAAGCGGCCTGCTCGGCCGGGAACGAGCTGCTCCCGCCGCCGCAGGAGCTAAGTAATTTCTAAGCGGCCTGCTCGGCCGGGAACGCTCTCACAGCTCCCCCACTCTGAAGCAACAGTTTCTAAGCGGCCTGCTCGGCCGGGAACTCTGGTACAATAGACCTATGTATGCGATTTTCAAAGATCTTTTGCTGGATATCTGCTAAAGACCTTCTTTTCTGACGTGAACATATAAATCAATAAAAACAATATGTTATGAAACTAGGAGAAAAAGAAGGTCTAAAATCGATGATTATGGAAAGTCCGGTACGGTAGATTGACTACTTAGTCCATAAGCGCTAAACACTCCCTCTTGGGGCCCATCGCGCTTGTTCTTTTCAATGAAAATTGGGAAGACATGGTGATTAGTAAGGCTCTCATACTCGATTCGCGGAAGCCGTGGCTGACCCATCTGTTCACCCTGACGAATCTCCTTGATAGCGGTATCAAAATCGATACCATGTCTTTTAGATGCTCGCCTTGCTAGTTTTTCTATACTTTTTTTATTGTTCTTCCGAACAAAACATACATGCTCAATATTTGACGGGACTATTCTAGCTCGCCTGATATGAACGTAGTCTCGAAGCCTAATAAGCCACTTCTTTAAGTCCAAACTATGAAGTTCGCTCTCGTCTTTGGCGAATAAACGAAGCTTTGAGCCAACGGTTAGACTTTCTGCATCATATTCAGGCCAAGCTAGACCTATACTGCCTGAATTATTCTCAACTAAACAAAGGTGAATTTGCTTAAACACTTTTTTCCATAGAAATGTTAAATCTACTTCCATTGAAGGCAGTAGGGTCAACTCCATATAGTATTTCATCTCCTTGAGCTCCCCTACTTATCACTTTCCCCAAATACGCCCCCTCGGATGAGAACAGCCATAACATAGTGCTCATCTTCTTCTCGTTCGAGCTCGCCGCCACGTGCGTATTTATCGAATAGTGTGTAAAAATCGGCTTTCAGCTTTGGTTGACGAAAGGCTTTACCCATATTCGTTACCGAACCATATGGCTCTATTGCAATCGGACCAAGTCTACTATTGTAGTCAGGGTACCAAGTATCGATACATCGGATCGCATTTCCTATCTTCTGAGAATGAAGAGCTGCAATACCACCTAGATTGTAGAGCACCTTGCCTTTTTTTCCTTTACCCTTGTCCATGATAAGTTCTTCGCTTGGATATACTTCTTGTCCTTCACCAAGCTTTGAGTACGCATCGACTTTGAGTAGTAAGTATCCATCTTCACTTGATAGCGTCTCGGCCACTTCCCTTGCTAGTTCTTCGATTGATTGATCTTGATCTTCAAAATCTCTAGTACTGTAGTTGTAGCTATCAAACACGAATGTTTTTTCATTGTCCTTAGTTTTCATTGAAGCAACGACTTCGATTTTCTCACTACCGACCCTGTTTCTCCATAGAAATCTGGCGTTGGCAATGTTAGTAATATATCTACGTGACAGCTCCAAAAACTGGTACTTTTCAGTGTACTTTGATAAAGTCTTTCGATACGAGTCTAGGAACCCCTCGTGATTGCAAGCTGAGGGCACATGTAACCCACCAAGAAACTTCAGTGTAAGTGATACTTTCAAAGTATCGTGGTTTAGAGGGAGTGAACATGCGTCTACAGTTTGAAGGTTGGGCTTTTGAACCTCAGCATCTAGCTTTAGAGGGTCACTTTTGAGAGCCTTTTTTAACCTATTTGATATAGTCCCCCTAACTGATTTTTCTTCTACCTTCAATTCATGAGCTTCTTTTTCTCGTCTTTCCCAAGCTGTGCTATACATATACGCTGCTGACGGGATAATTTTCTTTTCGAATGCTAAAACCGAAACTAAATCTTTTTTTGACATGATACTCTTTCCTAGACTGATTGATTTCTACATAGGTACTGGCTATTTTCGCTATCGTAGTCATATGACCAGAGCATATCATCTATAGATGACAAGCTGTATGGGCTAACAAACTCTCCTAATGTTACGATGCTTTCTACAAACCGATGTGGGGTTGATGAGTCCCTAGTATTAAGTGTCTCTCCAGCATCGTATAGTTGACCAAGTCCTTGATACCCTGTCACCAAAGGAACAATCCAACCAGGGTGTTTTCGCTTGCTGTTCCATGAAACTCTTTTCTCTGCATCTTCATCTGCATCTATCTCGCTGAAGTTGCTAACCGCCAATGAATCTAGCAGTTCATCCAAATTATCTTCGGCAGCAACATTCTTGAGTAGGTCGCGTCTTTCAATAGGAATAAACCCAAATGGAATTTTCCCAATGATAGACATATAACCCTCTTCATTATCTTCAATCCCCACTAGGTAAGGGGATTGAGATTTTTGAATATCTCCACCTGCCAACT
This window encodes:
- the cas6f gene encoding type I-F CRISPR-associated endoribonuclease Cas6/Csy4, whose translation is MKYYMELTLLPSMEVDLTFLWKKVFKQIHLCLVENNSGSIGLAWPEYDAESLTVGSKLRLFAKDESELHSLDLKKWLIRLRDYVHIRRARIVPSNIEHVCFVRKNNKKSIEKLARRASKRHGIDFDTAIKEIRQGEQMGQPRLPRIEYESLTNHHVFPIFIEKNKRDGPQEGVFSAYGLSSQSTVPDFP
- the csy3 gene encoding type I-F CRISPR-associated protein Csy3, producing MSKKDLVSVLAFEKKIIPSAAYMYSTAWERREKEAHELKVEEKSVRGTISNRLKKALKSDPLKLDAEVQKPNLQTVDACSLPLNHDTLKVSLTLKFLGGLHVPSACNHEGFLDSYRKTLSKYTEKYQFLELSRRYITNIANARFLWRNRVGSEKIEVVASMKTKDNEKTFVFDSYNYSTRDFEDQDQSIEELAREVAETLSSEDGYLLLKVDAYSKLGEGQEVYPSEELIMDKGKGKKGKVLYNLGGIAALHSQKIGNAIRCIDTWYPDYNSRLGPIAIEPYGSVTNMGKAFRQPKLKADFYTLFDKYARGGELEREEDEHYVMAVLIRGGVFGESDK
- the csy2 gene encoding type I-F CRISPR-associated protein Csy2 → MKRLFLIIPRLTVSDANALSSSLTIGFPAITAWLGFVHKMERELRREHIEISFPNLGIVIHDFDLAVFKGVGDYNNSIVGKAYPLSKEGERSSFIEEARCNLNVSLAIECQYAGSRPFSEIGEIVQHILHSKMKLAGGDIQKSQSPYLVGIEDNEEGYMSIIGKIPFGFIPIERRDLLKNVAAEDNLDELLDSLAVSNFSEIDADEDAEKRVSWNSKRKHPGWIVPLVTGYQGLGQLYDAGETLNTRDSSTPHRFVESIVTLGEFVSPYSLSSIDDMLWSYDYDSENSQYLCRNQSV